One Puniceicoccaceae bacterium genomic window carries:
- a CDS encoding DUF5020 family protein, with the protein MTQRTALIALTFVTFCTVSAQNLQLHYDFEREHPTSTFEMFKPDDWGSTFLFIDFDYDAEVKSAYGEFAREFRLGDSGFAAHIEYNGGLTNEFSFGNAYLAGIAYNWLAEDFNSGVSFQVMYKHITQTPTDEPHNFQLTLVWFVNFLQGKMTFSGFADFWKEDLFFGKSYVFLAEPQLWYNVNSHFSIGTEIELSNNFGGIEGFEIRPTAAVKWTF; encoded by the coding sequence ATGACCCAACGCACTGCACTGATCGCACTCACATTCGTCACCTTCTGCACGGTTTCTGCACAAAACCTGCAACTGCACTATGACTTCGAGCGGGAACACCCAACCTCCACTTTTGAAATGTTCAAACCCGATGACTGGGGCAGCACTTTCCTGTTCATTGACTTTGACTACGATGCGGAGGTGAAGTCAGCCTACGGCGAATTTGCCCGCGAATTCCGCCTTGGCGACTCCGGTTTTGCAGCCCACATCGAATACAATGGTGGACTTACCAACGAATTCTCCTTTGGAAATGCCTATCTTGCCGGGATCGCCTACAACTGGCTTGCCGAAGACTTCAACTCCGGTGTCAGTTTCCAGGTGATGTACAAGCACATTACGCAAACTCCAACTGACGAACCGCACAACTTTCAACTGACGTTGGTCTGGTTTGTGAATTTCCTTCAGGGCAAAATGACGTTCTCCGGCTTTGCCGATTTCTGGAAGGAAGATCTCTTTTTTGGCAAAAGCTATGTCTTTCTCGCTGAACCCCAACTCTGGTATAACGTGAACTCACACTTTTCCATCGGCACGGAAATCGAACTTTCCAATAACTTTGGAGGAATCGAAGGCTTTGAAATTCGCCCCACTGCCGCAGTGAAATGGACATTCTGA